A single window of Populus nigra chromosome 17, ddPopNigr1.1, whole genome shotgun sequence DNA harbors:
- the LOC133676703 gene encoding uncharacterized protein LOC133676703: MEVEHFSHPDHPLILINQVLEYSCELVICSGCEGPIWGPCYSCTSCYFFLHKKCAELPREIKRRIHRRHPLHLLAKSPYKGKYSCDRCYKTFNSFVYHCSFCKFDLDIKCAFQPGFFDVDSQAHQFAHKDHPLILNEEKEYHDEGVMCSVCKEPMSGPSYSCTSCNFFLHKKCAELPPEIKRHLHPEHHLRLLPNHDKMCDFCNETCYESFVYCCFVCEFNLHIKCAFPPCVYAADQDQRHRFRRLLNPLSFKSISFTCNACGTEGDDSPFMCTMCHLVVHEECLSVPLTLKTALHHHPQIIHTFHPQQCIKSIKKHCGICCREVDSKYGVYYCPDCDFVAHVNCSREYGDSATEIVEENEEEQSVTVDDQFMEPSFRVVREIKHGEERIIEEIEHFSHQHNLILTDKVDDDLKCDGCMLPISTPFYSCASCNFFLDKTCIELPRRKKWQYHENQLILSYNRGAHHLYYCHVCNQDFRGLRYTCDVCGLCIDVRCFKSLEDSFKHGGHEHPLYLPADRKNILRCNNGGRGRPPWATDIRENIPHCSGCCVSEESKVFFKCVVCDFSLGMKCATLPYKARHEYDDHPLFLTYINANDYQPSCIICEEDRDPKLWFYRCEECDFDAHPECALGKYPYIKLGGVQTYPKHPHPLALVIKTEDYRPQACDSCGEPCDDLAVECTDPNCSFIVHWERWECWNSLRR, translated from the coding sequence ATGGAGGTTGAACATTTTAGCCACCCAGATCATCCATTGATCCTCATTAATCAAGTTCTCGAGTATAGTTGTGAATTAGTTATTTGCTCTGGATGCGAGGGACCGATATGGGGTCCTTGCTACAGTTGCACCTCTTGCTACTTCTTTCTTCATAAGAAATGCGCCGAGCTGCCCCGTGAGATCAAGCGGCGCATTCATCGTAGACACCCTCTACATCTACTGGCAAAGTCACCATATAAAGGAAAATACAGTTGTGACCGGTGCTACAAAACTTTCAACAGTTTTGTTTACCACTGTTCTTTCTGTAAATTTGATCTTGATATCAAATGTGCTTTTCAACCGGGTTTTTTTGATGTTGATAGTCAGGCACATCAATTTGCCCACAAGGATCATCCATTGATTTTGAATGAAGAGAAAGAATATCATGATGAAGGAGTTATGTGCTCTGTTTGCAAGGAACCAATGTCTGGTCCTAGCTATAGTTGCACTTCTTGCAACTTCTTTCTTCACAAGAAGTGTGCTGAGCTACCCCCAGAGATCAAGCGGCATTTGCATCCAGAACACCATCTTCGTCTACTGCCAAATCATGATAAGATGTGTGATTTTTGCAACGAAACTTGCTATGAGAGTTTTGTTTACTGCTGTTTTGTGTGCGAATTCAACCTCCATATCAAATGTGCTTTTCCACCGTGCGTTTATGCAGCTGATCAGGATCAAAGGCATCGATTTAGACGCCTCCTGAATCCACTTTCATTCAAATCAATCTCCTTCACCTGCAATGCATGTGGCACTGAGGGAGATGACTCCCCTTTCATGTGCACCATGTGCCATCTCGTGGTCCACGAAGAATGCCTTTCAGTGCCACTCACCCTTAAAACAGCACTGCACCATCATCCCCAAATCATCCACACCTTTCATCCTCAACAATGCatcaaatctataaagaagCACTGTGGAATTTGCTGTCGGGAAGTTGATTCAAAATACGGAGTTTACTATTGCCCAGACTGTGACTTCGTTGCACACGTGAATTGTAGTAGAGAATATGGCGATTCTGCAACAGAGATTGTAGAAGAAAACGAAGAAGAGCAAAGTGTGACGGTTGATGATCAATTCATGGAACCTAGCTTTCGCGTTGTCCGTGAGATCAAGCATGGAGAGGAGAGAATAATTGAAGAGATTGAGCATTTCAGTCATCAACATAACCTAATCCTTACTGACAAGGTTGATGATGATCTAAAGTGTGATGGGTGCATGTTACCAATCTCAACTCCATTTTATAGTTGTGCCAGTTGTAATTTCTTTCTTGACAAAACCTGCATAGAATTACCCAGGCGAAAAAAGTGGCAATATCACGAAAACCAACTGATTCTTTCATATAACCGAGGGGCACATCATCTGTACTACTGTCATGTGTGTAATCAAGATTTTCGTGGGCTCAGGTACACATGTGATGTATGTGGACTCTGCATTGATGTCCGATGCTTCAAATCATTGGAAGATTCTTTTAAACATGGAGGTCATGAGCATCCCCTTTATCTTCCAGCGGACAGAAAGAATATTCTCCGTTGCAATAATGGAGGTCGCGGGCGTCCCCCTTGGGCTACAGATATCAGAGAGAATATTCCCCATTGCAGTGGCTGTTGTGTCAGTGAAGAATCgaaggtattttttaaatgtgtggTTTGCGATTTCAGCCTTGGTATGAAATGTGCTACACTGCCATACAAAGCAAGACACGAGTATGATGACCATCCTCTCTTCCTCACCTACATTAATGCAAATGACTACCAGCCTTCCTGCATAATTTGTGAAGAAGATAGAGACCCGAAGCTCTGGTTCTACCGTTGTGAGGAATGCGACTTCGATGCTCATCCAGAATGTGCTCTCGGGAAATACCCATATATCAAGCTAGGGGGCGTTCAAACATATCCTAAACACCCTCACCCTCTTGCTTTGGTCATCAAGACAGAGGATTATCGTCCGCAGGCATGCGATAGTTGTGGTGAGCCTTGCGATGACTTGGCCGTTGAATGTACTGATCCTAACTGCAGTTTTATCGTCCACTGGGAAAGATGGGAATGCTGGAACTCATTAAGACGGTAA
- the LOC133676617 gene encoding protein VACUOLELESS GAMETOPHYTES-like — protein sequence MEVEHFSHPDHPLILINKVHEYSCELVICSGCEGPIWGPCYSCTSCYFFLHKKCTELPREIKRRIHRRHPLHLLAKSPYGGECYCNRCVKTCNSFVYHCSSCEFDLDIKCAFQPGFLEVDSQAPQFSHKDHPLILNEEQEYHGEGVKCSVCKEPMSGPSYSCTPCNFFLHKKCAELPPEIKRHIHPEHPLRLLPNHDTMRDFCNETCYESFVYCCFVCEFNLHIKCAFPPCVYAADQDQRHRFRRLLNPLSLKSISFHLQCMWHRWR from the coding sequence ATGGAGGTTGAACATTTTAGCCACCCAGATCATCCATTGATCCTCATTAATAAAGTTCACGAATATAGTTGTGAACTAGTTATTTGCTCTGGATGCGAGGGACCTATATGGGGTCCTTGCTACAGTTGCACCTCTTGTTACTTCTTTCTTCACAAGAAATGCACCGAGCTGCCCCGTGAGATCAAGCGGCGCATTCATCGTAGACACCCTCTCCATCTACTGGCAAAGTCACCATATGGAGGAGAATGCTATTGTAATCGGTGCGTCAAAACTTGCAACAGTTTTGTTTACCATTGTTCTTCCTGTGAATTTGATCTTGATATCAAATGTGCTTTTCAACCGGGTTTTTTGGAAGTTGATAGTCAGGCCCCTCAATTTTCCCACAAGGATCATCCATTGATTTTGAATGAAGAGCAAGAATATCATGGTGAAGGAGTAAAGTGCTCCGTGTGCAAGGAACCAATGTCGGGTCCTAGCTATAGTTGCACTCCTTGCAACTTCTTTCTTCACAAGAAGTGTGCTGAGCTACCCCCGGAGATCAAGAGGCACATTCATCCAGAACACCCTCTTCGTCTACTGCCAAATCATGATACGATGCGTGATTTTTGCAACGAAACTTGCTATGAGAGTTTTGTTTACTGCTGTTTTGTGTGTGAATTCAACCTCCATATCAAATGTGCTTTTCCACCGTGCGTTTATGCAGCTGATCAGGATCAAAGGCATCGATTTAGACGCCTCCTGAATCCACTTTCATTAAAATCAATCTCCTTTCACTTGCAATGCATGTGGCACAGATGGAGATGA
- the LOC133676616 gene encoding uncharacterized protein LOC133676616, which translates to MASQSLALAQHLSFPALSSERARDMEVEHFSHPDHPLILINQVLEYSCELVICSGCEGPIWGPCYSCTSCYFFLHKTCAELPREIKRRIHPRHPLHLLAKSPSHYTECVCDRCDKTCNSFVYHCSSCEFDLDIKCAHHFSHEDHPLILNEEQEYHGVGVMCSVCKEPMSGRSYSCICCNFFLHKKCAELPPEINRHLHPEHPLGLLPNEDMICDFCNETCYESFVYCCFVCEFNLHIKCAFPPCVYAADQDKGHQFRRLLNSPSLKSISFTCNACGTHGDDSPLVCTMCQILVHKKCISLPRTLKTVLHHHPHIIHTYHPQQCIKSINKYCGICRREVDTEYGVYYCPDCDFVAHVSCSREYGDSATEIVEENEEEQSVTVDDQFMEPSFRVVREIKHGEERIIEEIKHFCHQHNLILNDKVDDDLKCEGCMLPISTPFYSCASCNFFLDKTCIELPRKKKWQYHEKQLILSWNLWEHDLYKCDVCKQVFRGLRYTCDVCGLCIDVRCFKSLKDSFKHGGHEHPLYLPADRKSILRCNNGGRGLPPWVADDGENIPHCSGCCVSEESKVFFKCVVCDFKLGMKCATLPYKAIRHEYDDHPLFLTYINENDYQPSCIICEEDRDPKLWFYRCEECDFDAHPECALGKYPYVNPGGVHTYPKHPHPLVLVVKTEDYRPQACDTCGEPCDDLALECTDTNCSFIVHWERSQCRMSLR; encoded by the coding sequence ATGGCCTCCCAAAGTCTTGCATTGGCTCAACACCTCTCATTTCCTGCTCTGTCTTCTGAGAGAGCCAGAGACATGGAGGTTGAACATTTTAGCCACCCAGATCATCCATTGATCCTCATTAATCAAGTTCTCGAATATAGTTGTGAACTGGTTATTTGCTCTGGATGCGAGGGACCAATATGGGGTCCTTGCTACAGTTGCACCTCTTGCTACTTCTTTCTTCATAAGACATGCGCCGAGCTTCCCCGTGAGATCAAGCGGCGCATTCATCCTAGACACCCTCTCCATCTACTGGCAAAGTCACCATCTCATTACACAGAATGCGTTTGTGATCGGTGCGACAAAACTTGCAACAGTTTTGTTTACCATTGTTCTTCCTGTGAATTTGATCTAGATATCAAATGTGCACATCATTTTTCCCACGAGGATCATCCATTGATTTTGAATGAAGAGCAAGAATATCATGGTGTAGGAGTTATGTGCTCTGTGTGTAAGGAACCAATGTCGGGTCGTAGCTATAGTTGCATTTGTTGTAACTTCTTTCTTCACAAGAAGTGTGCTGAGCTACCCCCGGAGATCAATCGGCACTTGCATCCAGAACACCCTCTTGGTCTACTGCCAAATGAAGATATGATCTGTGATTTTTGCAACGAAACTTGCTATGAGAGTTTTGTTTACTGCTGTTTTGTGTGCGAATTCAACCTCCATATCAAATGTGCTTTTCCACCGTGCGTTTATGCAGCTGATCAGGATAAGGGACATCAATTTAGACGCCTACTGAATTCACCTTCACTAAAATCAATCTCCTTCACTTGCAATGCATGCGGCACTCATGGAGATGACTCCCCATTAGTGTGCACCATGTGCCAAATCTTGGTCCACAAAAAATGCATTTCATTGCCACGCACCCTTAAAACGGTACTGCACCATCATCCCCATATCATCCACACGTATCATCCTCAACAATGTATCAAATCTATAAACAAGTACTGTGGAATTTGCCGTCGGGAAGTTGACACAGAATACGGAGTTTACTATTGCCCAGACTGTGACTTTGTTGCACACGTGAGTTGTAGCAGAGAGTATGGCGATTCTGCAACAGAGATTGTAGAAGAAAACGAAGAAGAGCAAAGTGTGACAGTTGATGATCAATTCATGGAACCTAGCTTTCGCGTTGTCCGTGAGATCAAGCATGGAGAGGAGAGAATAATTGAAGAGATCAAGCATTTCTGTCATCAACATAACCTAATCCTTAATGACAAGGTTGATGATGATCTAAAGTGTGAGGGGTGCATGTTACCAATCTCAACTCCATTTTATAGCTGTGCCAGTTGTAATTTCTTTCTTGACAAAACCTGCATAGAATTACCCAGGAAAAAAAAGTGGCAATATCACGAAAAACAACTGATTCTTTCATGGAACCTATGGGAACATGATCTGTACAAGTGTGATGTGTGTAAGCAAGTTTTTCGTGGGCTCAGGTACACATGTGATGTATGTGGACTCTGCATTGATGTCCGATGCTTCAAATCATTGAAAGATTCTTTTAAACATGGAGGTCATGAGCATCCCCTTTATCTTCCAGCGGACAGAAAGAGTATTCTCCGTTGCAATAATGGAGGTCGCGGGCTTCCCCCTTGGGTTGCAGATGACGGAGAGAATATTCCCCATTGCAGTGGCTGTTGTGTCAGTGAAGAATCAaaggtgttttttaaatgtgtgGTTTGCGATTTCAAGCTCGGTATGAAATGTGCTACACTGCCATATAAAGCAATCAGACACGAGTATGATGACCATCCTCTCTTCCTCACCTACATTAATGAAAATGACTACCAACCTTCCTGTATAATTTGTGAAGAAGATAGAGACCCGAAGCTCTGGTTCTACCGTTGTGAGGAATGCGACTTCGATGCTCATCCAGAATGTGCTCTCGGGAAATACCCATATGTCAATCCAGGGGGGGTTCACACGTATCCTAAACACCCTCACCCTCTTGTTTTGGTCGTCAAGACAGAGGATTATCGTCCCCAGGCATGCGATACTTGTGGTGAGCCCTGCGATGACTTAGCCCTTGAATGTACTGACACGAACTGCAGTTTTATCGTCCACTGGGAAAGAAGCCAATGCCGGATGTCATTAAGGTAA
- the LOC133676848 gene encoding uncharacterized protein LOC133676848 produces MEVEHFCHPDHPLILINQILEYSCELVICSGCEGPIWGPCYSCTSCYFFLHKKCAELPREIKRRLHRRHPLHLLAKSPYEGNYRCNRCDKSFNCFVYHCSFCKFDLDIKCAFQPGFLEVDSQAHQFAHKDHPLILNEEQEYHGEGVVCSVCKEPMSGPSYSCISCNFLLHKKCAELPPEIKRHIHPEHPLRLLPNHHMICGFCKETCCESFVYCCFVCEFNLHIKCAFPPCVYAADQDKGHQFRSLLNPRSLKSISFTCNACGTDGDDSPFGCTMCQLVVHEECISLPGTLKTALHHHPQIIHTYQLQQGIESINKYCGICRREVDTEYGVYYCPDCDFVAHVKCSIEYGDSATEIVEENEEEQSVTVDGQFMEPSFRVVREIKRGEERIIEEIEHFSHQHNLILNDKVDDDLKCDGCMLPISTPFYSCASCNFFLDKTCIELPRRKKWQNHENQLILSYNQGSHDLYQCDVCKQDFRGLRYTCDVCGLWIDVRCFKSILEDSFKHGGHEHPLYLPADRKNILRCSNGGRGFAPWETDDGEIIPHCSGCCVSEESRVFFKCVVCDFKLGMKCATLPCKAIRHEYDDHPLFLTYINENDYQPSCIICEEDRDPKLWFYRCEECDFDAHPECALGKLPYVKPGVVVTFRKHPHPIALVDKTEDYRPQEKKACDTCGEPCDGLALECTDPNCSFIVHRKRRQCWKSLIW; encoded by the coding sequence ATGGAGGTTGAACATTTTTGCCACCCAGATCATCCATTGATCCTCATCAATCAAATTCTCGAATATAGTTGTGAACTAGTTATTTGCTCTGGATGCGAGGGACCAATATGGGGTCCTTGCTACAGTTGCACCTCTTGTTACTTCTTTCTTCATAAGAAATGCGCCGAGCTGCCCCGTGAGATCAAGCGGCGCCTTCATCGTAGACACCCTCTCCATCTACTGGCAAAGTCACCATATGAAGGAAATTACCGTTGTAATCGGTGCGACAAATCTTTCAACTGTTTTGTTTACCATTGCTCTTTCTGTAAGTTTGATCTTGATATCAAATGTGCTTTTCAACCGGGTTTTTTGGAAGTTGATAGTCAGGCACATCAATTTGCCCACAAGGATCATCCGTTGATTTTGAATGAAGAGCAAGAATATCATGGTGAAGGAGTTGTGTGCTCTGTGTGCAAGGAACCAATGTCTGGTCCTAGCTATAGTtgcatttcttgcaacttcctTCTTCACAAGAAATGTGCTGAGCTGCCCCCCGAGATCAAGAGGCACATTCATCCAGAGCACCCTCTTCGTCTACTGCCAAATCATCACATGATCTGTGGTTTTTGCAAAGAAACTTGCTGTGAGAGTTTTGTTTATTGCTGTTTTGTGTGCGAATTCAACCTCCATATCAAATGTGCTTTTCCACCGTGCGTTTATGCAGCTGATCAGGATAAGGGACATCAATTTAGAAGCCTGCTGAATCCACGTTCACTAAAATCAATCTCCTTCACTTGCAATGCATGCGGCACAGATGGAGATGACTCCCCATTCGGGTGCACCATGTGCCAACTCGTGGTCCACGAAGAATGCATTTCATTGCCAGGCACCCTTAAAACGGCACTGCACCATCATCCCCAAATCATCCACACATATCAACTTCAACAAGGTATCGAATCTATAAACAAGTACTGTGGAATTTGCCGTCGGGAAGTTGACACAGAATACGGAGTTTACTATTGCCCAGACTGTGACTTCGTTGCACACGTGAAGTGTAGTATAGAATATGGCGATTCTGCAACAGAGATTGTAGAAGAAAACGAAGAAGAGCAAAGTGTGACTGTTGATGGTCAATTCATGGAACCTAGCTTTCGCGTTGTCCGTGAGATCAAGCGTGGAGAGGAGAGAATAATTGAAGAGATCGAGCATTTCAGTCATCAACATAACCTAATCCTTAATGACAAGGTTGATGATGATCTAAAGTGTGATGGGTGCATGTTACCAATCTCAACTCCATTTTATAGTTGTGCCAGTTGTAATTTCTTTCTCGACAAAACCTGCATAGAATTACCCAGGCGAAAAAAGTGGCAAAATCACGAAAACCAACTGATTCTTTCATATAACCAAGGGTCACATGATCTGTACCAGTGTGATGTGTGTAAGCAAGATTTTCGTGGGCTCAGGTACACATGTGATGTATGTGGACTCTGGATTGATGTCCGATGCTTCAAATCAATATTGGAAGATTCTTTTAAACATGGAGGTCATGAGCATCCCCTTTATCTTCCAGCGGACAGAAAGAATATTCTCCGTTGCAGTAATGGAGGTCGCGGGTTTGCCCCTTGGGAAACAGATGACGGAGAGATTATTCCCCATTGCAGTGGATGTTGTGTCAGTGAAGAATCAagggtattttttaaatgtgtggTTTGCGATTTCAAGCTCGGTATGAAATGTGCTACACTGCCCTGTAAAGCAATTAGACACGAGTATGATGACCATCCTCTCTTCCTCACCTACATTAATGAAAATGACTACCAACCTTCCTGTATAATTTGTGAAGAAGATAGAGACCCAAAGCTATGGTTCTACCGTTGTGAGGAATGCGACTTCGATGCTCATCCAGAATGTGCTCTCGGGAAATTGCCATATGTCAAGCCAGGGGTGGTTGTAACATTTCGTAAACACCCTCACCCTATTGCTTTGGTCGACAAGACAGAGGATTATCGTCCACAGGAAAAGAAGGCATGCGATACCTGTGGTGAGCCTTGCGATGGCTTAGCCCTTGAATGTACTGATCCTAACTGCAGTTTTATCGTCCACAGGAAAAGAAGGCAATGCTGGAAGTCATTAATATGGTAA